From a single Candoia aspera isolate rCanAsp1 chromosome 2, rCanAsp1.hap2, whole genome shotgun sequence genomic region:
- the ZNF384 gene encoding zinc finger protein 384 isoform X1, with protein sequence MGSGRENMSGFPRQGALPGLNHPETEDKGCLLSAWLSGGAAAGGGGGGSGAALSQLVARAPLDSASSRPLFPASARAGRRARGRGRARMEESHFNSSPYFWPAVPTVSGQIDNSMFINKMKEQLLPSEKGCGLAPPHYPTLLTVPTSVALPTNISMDSDTKPEQLTPPSQASVTQNITVVPVQSTGLMTTGPGLVITSPSGSLVTTASSVQTFPISAPMIVSALPPGSQAALQVVPDLSKKGTALAVGGAVSATGSITPKAPRGRKKKRLQETGLPEMSDPFVLPNEDEEDQHKDGKTYRCRMCSLTFYSKSEMQIHSKSHTEAKPHKCPHCSKSFANSSYLAQHIRIHSGAKPYTCSYCQKAFRQLSHLQQHTRIHSKLHTAIVKPHKCPHCSKSFANTSYLAQHLRIHSGVKPYTCRYCQKAFRQLSHLQQHTRIHTGDRPYKCAHPGCEKAFTQLSNLQSHRRQHNKDKPFKCHNCHRAYTDATSLEVHLATHTVKHAKIYNCSMCNRAYTSETYLMKHMRKHNIPDPQQQVAVVQAQVQAQSQASQQQQQQQQQHFQAQGGGAAGGPSGDNLPNPPPQCSFDLTPYKTSEHHKDICLTVSTSTIQVEHLSSS encoded by the exons ATGGGCAGCGGGCGGGAGAATATGAGTGGCTTTCCTCGACAAGGAGCACTTCCGGGGTTAAATCACCCGGAAACGGAAGATAAGGGCTGCCTGCTGTCCGCCTGGCTCTCCGGGGGAGCGGCGGCGGGTGGCGGAGGTGGAGGTTCCGGGGCTGCCCTATCTCAGCTGGTGGCCCGTGCGCCGCTGGACTCCGCGTCATCCCGACCACTATTCCCTGCTTCAGCCCGGGCGGGTCGGAGAGCGAGGGGCCGCGGGCGGG CTAGAATGGAAGAATCTCACTTCAACTCCTCACCGTATTTCTGGCCAGCAGTGCCCACGGTCTCTGGACAG ATTGACAACAGTATGTTCATTAACAAGATGAAGGAGCAGCTGTTGCCCTCCGAAAAGGGCTGTGGTCTGGCTCCTCCTCACTATCCTACCTTACTGACTGTACCCACTTCTGTGGCCCTTCCCACCAACATTTCTATGGATTCGGACACCAAGCCAGAACAGCTTACCCCACCCAGCCAGGCTTCAGTAACACAGAACATCACAGTGGTACCTGTGCAGTCTACTGGGCTCATGACAACAG GGCCTGGTCTGGTGATAACTTCTCCCTCTGGATCCCTGGTGACTACAGCCTCTTCTGTGCAAACCTTTCCCATTTCTGCACCCATGATTGtctcagctcttcctcctggTTCCCAGGCAGCTCTTCAAGTAGTACCTGACCTTTCTAAGAAAGGGACAGCCCTTGCAGTGGGTGGGGCAGTGAGTGCCACTGGAAGTATAACCCCGAAAGCACCtaggggaaggaaaaagaagcggCTGCAGGAAACTGGCCTGCCGGAGATGAGCGATCCTTTTGTGTTACCGAATGAAGATGAAGAAGACCAGCACAAAGATGGCAAGACATACAG GTGCCGGATGTGTTCCCTGACATTTTACTCCAAGTCAGAAATGCAGATCCACTCCAAGTCCCACACCGAGGCAAAGCCACACAAGTGCCCCCACTGCTCCAAGAGTTTTGCGAACAGCTCCTACCTGGCCCAGCATATACGCATCCATTCAGGGGCCAAGCCCTACACCTGCAGCTACTGCCAGAAAGCCTTCCGCCAGCTCTCCCATCTACAGCAGCACACACG GATCCACTCCAAGCTCCACACGGCGATTGTCAAGCCACACAAGTGCCCTCACTGCTCCAAGAGCTTCGCCAACACGTCCTACCTGGCCCAGCACCTCCGCATCCACTCGGGGGTCAAACCCTACACGTGCCGTTACTGCCAGAAGGCGTTCCGCCAGCTCTCCCACCTACAGCAGCACACACG GATTCATACTGGAGATCGGCCCTATAAATGCGCTCACCCTGGCTGTGAAAAGGCCTTCACACAACTTTCAAATTTGCAG TCCCACAGAAGGCAGCACAACAAAGACAAACCCTTCAAGTGCCACAATTGCCACCGAGCATACACTGATGCCACCTCGTTGGAGGTTCATCTAGCCACTCACACAGTGAAGCATGCCAAGATTTACAACTGCTCCATGTGCAATCGGGCCTATACCTCG GAAACATATCTGATGAAACACATGCGGAAACACAACATCCCTGACCCCCAGCAACAGGTGGCTGTGGTCCAAGCCCAAGTCCAGGCTCAGTCACAGGcgtcacagcagcagcagcagcagcagcagcagcacttccAAGCACAGGGCGGTGGAGCAGCGGGGGGTCCATCCGGAGACAACCTGCCCAATCCCCCCCCACAGTGTTCTTTTGACCTTACCCCTTATAAAACTTCAGAGCACCACAAAGACATCTGTCTGACGGTTAGCACCAGCACCATCCAAGTGGAGCACCTTTCCAGCTCTTAG
- the ZNF384 gene encoding zinc finger protein 384 isoform X2: MGSGRENMSGFPRQGALPGLNHPETEDKGCLLSAWLSGGAAAGGGGGGSGAALSQLVARAPLDSASSRPLFPASARAGRRARGRGRARMEESHFNSSPYFWPAVPTVSGQIDNSMFINKMKEQLLPSEKGCGLAPPHYPTLLTVPTSVALPTNISMDSDTKPEQLTPPSQASVTQNITVVPVQSTGLMTTGPGLVITSPSGSLVTTASSVQTFPISAPMIVSALPPGSQAALQVVPDLSKKGTALAVGGAVSATGSITPKAPRGRKKKRLQETGLPEMSDPFVLPNEDEEDQHKDGKTYRCRMCSLTFYSKSEMQIHSKSHTEAKPHKCPHCSKSFANSSYLAQHIRIHSGAKPYTCSYCQKAFRQLSHLQQHTRIHTGDRPYKCAHPGCEKAFTQLSNLQSHRRQHNKDKPFKCHNCHRAYTDATSLEVHLATHTVKHAKIYNCSMCNRAYTSETYLMKHMRKHNIPDPQQQVAVVQAQVQAQSQASQQQQQQQQQHFQAQGGGAAGGPSGDNLPNPPPQCSFDLTPYKTSEHHKDICLTVSTSTIQVEHLSSS, encoded by the exons ATGGGCAGCGGGCGGGAGAATATGAGTGGCTTTCCTCGACAAGGAGCACTTCCGGGGTTAAATCACCCGGAAACGGAAGATAAGGGCTGCCTGCTGTCCGCCTGGCTCTCCGGGGGAGCGGCGGCGGGTGGCGGAGGTGGAGGTTCCGGGGCTGCCCTATCTCAGCTGGTGGCCCGTGCGCCGCTGGACTCCGCGTCATCCCGACCACTATTCCCTGCTTCAGCCCGGGCGGGTCGGAGAGCGAGGGGCCGCGGGCGGG CTAGAATGGAAGAATCTCACTTCAACTCCTCACCGTATTTCTGGCCAGCAGTGCCCACGGTCTCTGGACAG ATTGACAACAGTATGTTCATTAACAAGATGAAGGAGCAGCTGTTGCCCTCCGAAAAGGGCTGTGGTCTGGCTCCTCCTCACTATCCTACCTTACTGACTGTACCCACTTCTGTGGCCCTTCCCACCAACATTTCTATGGATTCGGACACCAAGCCAGAACAGCTTACCCCACCCAGCCAGGCTTCAGTAACACAGAACATCACAGTGGTACCTGTGCAGTCTACTGGGCTCATGACAACAG GGCCTGGTCTGGTGATAACTTCTCCCTCTGGATCCCTGGTGACTACAGCCTCTTCTGTGCAAACCTTTCCCATTTCTGCACCCATGATTGtctcagctcttcctcctggTTCCCAGGCAGCTCTTCAAGTAGTACCTGACCTTTCTAAGAAAGGGACAGCCCTTGCAGTGGGTGGGGCAGTGAGTGCCACTGGAAGTATAACCCCGAAAGCACCtaggggaaggaaaaagaagcggCTGCAGGAAACTGGCCTGCCGGAGATGAGCGATCCTTTTGTGTTACCGAATGAAGATGAAGAAGACCAGCACAAAGATGGCAAGACATACAG GTGCCGGATGTGTTCCCTGACATTTTACTCCAAGTCAGAAATGCAGATCCACTCCAAGTCCCACACCGAGGCAAAGCCACACAAGTGCCCCCACTGCTCCAAGAGTTTTGCGAACAGCTCCTACCTGGCCCAGCATATACGCATCCATTCAGGGGCCAAGCCCTACACCTGCAGCTACTGCCAGAAAGCCTTCCGCCAGCTCTCCCATCTACAGCAGCACACACG GATTCATACTGGAGATCGGCCCTATAAATGCGCTCACCCTGGCTGTGAAAAGGCCTTCACACAACTTTCAAATTTGCAG TCCCACAGAAGGCAGCACAACAAAGACAAACCCTTCAAGTGCCACAATTGCCACCGAGCATACACTGATGCCACCTCGTTGGAGGTTCATCTAGCCACTCACACAGTGAAGCATGCCAAGATTTACAACTGCTCCATGTGCAATCGGGCCTATACCTCG GAAACATATCTGATGAAACACATGCGGAAACACAACATCCCTGACCCCCAGCAACAGGTGGCTGTGGTCCAAGCCCAAGTCCAGGCTCAGTCACAGGcgtcacagcagcagcagcagcagcagcagcagcacttccAAGCACAGGGCGGTGGAGCAGCGGGGGGTCCATCCGGAGACAACCTGCCCAATCCCCCCCCACAGTGTTCTTTTGACCTTACCCCTTATAAAACTTCAGAGCACCACAAAGACATCTGTCTGACGGTTAGCACCAGCACCATCCAAGTGGAGCACCTTTCCAGCTCTTAG
- the ZNF384 gene encoding zinc finger protein 384 isoform X3 yields MEESHFNSSPYFWPAVPTVSGQIDNSMFINKMKEQLLPSEKGCGLAPPHYPTLLTVPTSVALPTNISMDSDTKPEQLTPPSQASVTQNITVVPVQSTGLMTTGPGLVITSPSGSLVTTASSVQTFPISAPMIVSALPPGSQAALQVVPDLSKKGTALAVGGAVSATGSITPKAPRGRKKKRLQETGLPEMSDPFVLPNEDEEDQHKDGKTYRCRMCSLTFYSKSEMQIHSKSHTEAKPHKCPHCSKSFANSSYLAQHIRIHSGAKPYTCSYCQKAFRQLSHLQQHTRIHSKLHTAIVKPHKCPHCSKSFANTSYLAQHLRIHSGVKPYTCRYCQKAFRQLSHLQQHTRIHTGDRPYKCAHPGCEKAFTQLSNLQSHRRQHNKDKPFKCHNCHRAYTDATSLEVHLATHTVKHAKIYNCSMCNRAYTSETYLMKHMRKHNIPDPQQQVAVVQAQVQAQSQASQQQQQQQQQHFQAQGGGAAGGPSGDNLPNPPPQCSFDLTPYKTSEHHKDICLTVSTSTIQVEHLSSS; encoded by the exons ATGGAAGAATCTCACTTCAACTCCTCACCGTATTTCTGGCCAGCAGTGCCCACGGTCTCTGGACAG ATTGACAACAGTATGTTCATTAACAAGATGAAGGAGCAGCTGTTGCCCTCCGAAAAGGGCTGTGGTCTGGCTCCTCCTCACTATCCTACCTTACTGACTGTACCCACTTCTGTGGCCCTTCCCACCAACATTTCTATGGATTCGGACACCAAGCCAGAACAGCTTACCCCACCCAGCCAGGCTTCAGTAACACAGAACATCACAGTGGTACCTGTGCAGTCTACTGGGCTCATGACAACAG GGCCTGGTCTGGTGATAACTTCTCCCTCTGGATCCCTGGTGACTACAGCCTCTTCTGTGCAAACCTTTCCCATTTCTGCACCCATGATTGtctcagctcttcctcctggTTCCCAGGCAGCTCTTCAAGTAGTACCTGACCTTTCTAAGAAAGGGACAGCCCTTGCAGTGGGTGGGGCAGTGAGTGCCACTGGAAGTATAACCCCGAAAGCACCtaggggaaggaaaaagaagcggCTGCAGGAAACTGGCCTGCCGGAGATGAGCGATCCTTTTGTGTTACCGAATGAAGATGAAGAAGACCAGCACAAAGATGGCAAGACATACAG GTGCCGGATGTGTTCCCTGACATTTTACTCCAAGTCAGAAATGCAGATCCACTCCAAGTCCCACACCGAGGCAAAGCCACACAAGTGCCCCCACTGCTCCAAGAGTTTTGCGAACAGCTCCTACCTGGCCCAGCATATACGCATCCATTCAGGGGCCAAGCCCTACACCTGCAGCTACTGCCAGAAAGCCTTCCGCCAGCTCTCCCATCTACAGCAGCACACACG GATCCACTCCAAGCTCCACACGGCGATTGTCAAGCCACACAAGTGCCCTCACTGCTCCAAGAGCTTCGCCAACACGTCCTACCTGGCCCAGCACCTCCGCATCCACTCGGGGGTCAAACCCTACACGTGCCGTTACTGCCAGAAGGCGTTCCGCCAGCTCTCCCACCTACAGCAGCACACACG GATTCATACTGGAGATCGGCCCTATAAATGCGCTCACCCTGGCTGTGAAAAGGCCTTCACACAACTTTCAAATTTGCAG TCCCACAGAAGGCAGCACAACAAAGACAAACCCTTCAAGTGCCACAATTGCCACCGAGCATACACTGATGCCACCTCGTTGGAGGTTCATCTAGCCACTCACACAGTGAAGCATGCCAAGATTTACAACTGCTCCATGTGCAATCGGGCCTATACCTCG GAAACATATCTGATGAAACACATGCGGAAACACAACATCCCTGACCCCCAGCAACAGGTGGCTGTGGTCCAAGCCCAAGTCCAGGCTCAGTCACAGGcgtcacagcagcagcagcagcagcagcagcagcacttccAAGCACAGGGCGGTGGAGCAGCGGGGGGTCCATCCGGAGACAACCTGCCCAATCCCCCCCCACAGTGTTCTTTTGACCTTACCCCTTATAAAACTTCAGAGCACCACAAAGACATCTGTCTGACGGTTAGCACCAGCACCATCCAAGTGGAGCACCTTTCCAGCTCTTAG